The DNA region CAGACCCTGCCCTCCGGCAGCCTGGGGGTGGATTTCACCATGAGCGTGGCCACCGTGCTGGCCCGTCATGACGCCCAGTACAGCGGGATCACGGTGCTTAGTTTCCCGGGCGATATCAGCGACAACTGCTACTACGCGGTCCGTTTCCCGTCCGCCGACCTGCCCGCCGCGTTCACCGTGTTCGGCATGCAGTTCTGGAACAACGACTACGCCATGTTCTGGCCGCGGATCATGCTCTGCGAGGATGTCTCGGGCAAGCCCAACCTGCAGAACGTGTTGCGCCAGGTGGTCAATTTCCAGGGCAAGGAGAAGGATTTCAGCCTGGTCGAGTGGGAGAACATCACCCTGACCAACGGGCGCGACCTGTGGGTGGTGTTCCAGCTGCCCAACAAGCAACTGGCGGACGTGGGGGATGGCCCGGCCCTGGGCGCGGAAAACGGCGGCACGTTTTTCAACAGCCTGTACTATTCCACCAACGGCGGCTCGACGTTCACCAAGTACCAGACCTCGCAGCCTTACGACCCCCTGGTCTCGCTGACCGTGGGCCTGACCACGGCGCCCATCCCGGTGGCGCAGCTCGCCACGGCCAACCTCGATTTCGGGGTGACCAAGATCAAGCAGACCGCGACTATCCCGCTGCTGGTAACCAATCCCGGCACCGGCGAACTCACTATCGGCAACTCGATCACCTCCTCCAACGCCGCGTTCAGCGCGGTGATGGGCGACTACCGGGTGCCGGCCGGCGGGACCGATTCGATCCTGGTGCGGTTCCTGCCCAAGGTGAGCTACGCCACCTACAACGCCCAGCTTACCCTCACGACCAACGACCCGGCGCGCACCTCGCTCAACGTGCTGGTCAAGGGACGCGGGGCCTGGCCCAAAGCCCAGGTCAGCGTCACGCCCATCGATTTCGGCGCGGTGGAGACCGGCCAGAGCGTGACCCGGGTCCTGAACATCAAGAGCACGGGCGACGTGGTCCTCTACGCCTACAAGTTCGCCCTCTCGGGCGGGCCGTTCTCGCTCTCCGCCGCCGACACGCTGCGCATAGCGGCCGGGGACTCGGCCGGCCTGAGCCTCACTTTTTCGCCGCTCGTGCCGGGCCCTGCCAGCACCCGTCTGAGTTTCAGCGTGGATGACTCCCTGGCCAGCGCGTTCAATATCAGCCTCTCCGGCAGCGGGACCGGCCCGGCGGTGGTCCGGAGCTGCGATTTCTCGGGCGACGGCCGCCCGGGCCTGACAGACGCCGTGGCTTTCCTGCTCCTGGCCCGCTCCGCTCCCGGGGACCCGCGCCTTGACTGGAACGAGGACGGCCTCTACAGCCTGGCCGATGTGCTGGCCCTGGTGCGCGACATCCGGGCCGAGACCTGCCCCTCGGTCTCCCTGGCCGCGTCCGAGGGCAAGAATGACCAGACTTTCCTGGCCGGCCTGAGCCGTGATGACATCGATTACCTGCGCCGGGCGCTGCAGAGTGTCAGCCTTTCCCAGCCGGAGCGGGAAGCTTTCGACGCGCTGCTGGACGGGGCGGGGGCGCCCTCCCAGCTGCCGCGCGTCTTTGCCCTGGCCCAGAATTCGCCCAATCCGTTCAACCCGCGCACGGCGATTACGTTCAGCGTGCCGGAGGGCGCCGGGGCCACGCCGGTGACTCTGGTGGTGTTCGATATCCGCGGCCAGATTGTGCGCACCCTGGTGGACAGCCCCCGTGAGCCGGGCAGCCACACGGTCTACTGGGAGGGTGAGGACGACTCTGGACGTAGGGTCCCCAGTGGTATATATTTATATCGGTTACGTGCTGATGGTCAGGCTTTTACCCGTAAAATGGTCCTTCTAAAATGACAGGGAGGTTTATGGCCGCTCAGTTCCACCTTCTAATGTGACTAATCCGGCGGTCTCGTACGGAGTGTGTCCCCTGATTTGATCCCGTTCAACAATTTTTTCATGGAGACTGCCAGAATTATGATTACCGCAGAAAAAGAAGCCGCCACGACTTTTGGCTGGGAGCTGATCCTCGACATCAAGGGCTGTGACCCGGAGACGATCAAGAGCCGCGAGAAGCTGCTCGAATTCGTGGTCCAGCTCTGTGACCTGATCGAAATGAAGCGCTACGGCGAGCCGCTGGCCGAGCTGTTCGGCCATGGCCGCAAGGAAACCCTGGGCTACACCGTGGTCCAGCTCATCGAGACCAGCTCCATCGTGATGCATGTGGGCGAGTACGCCCGCACCGTCTACCTGGACGTGTTCTCGTGCAAGCCCTATGACCGCTACAAGGTGCGCGATTTCTGCCTCCAGTATTTCGGCGCCTCGGCGGTCAACGAGACCTACGTGACCCGTGAATAGCGCTCGAGTTTGAGATTGTGTAATTGCATAACCCCGCCCCGGTTACGCCGGAGCGGGGTTTTTTTTTGCGGACCGGTGCTTTTTTCGGCTGTTTTTCCTCTGGCTTGTGATGCGTCTTGGTGCTATTATCCGCTTTCAGTACTCAGCCGCGCGCCTGCCCCCGGCAGGCCGGCCTTCTTTTAAAAGCCATCCCACACGCAGTATCACACCGCTTGTCGTGAGGCGCACGATGAGAACCCTGCTGTTTTTATCCGTTACGCTCTGCCTCCTGGTCTGCTCCTCCCTGTCAGCCTCCGCTCACACCCGGGTCCTGTCGGATTTCGAGTCGGCGGCCGACACCTCGCTCTGGAAAGTGTCGAACGGGAAATTCAGCGTTGAGGGCGCACCCGGCTCGCGCGAGGCGCGGATCGAGTTCAACCTGCCCGCCGAGGGCGCGCCGCGCTCCACGGCAATACTGACCCTGAACGAGAGCCTCCTGCCCCGCAACGACTGGGCCGCCTGGCAGCGCCTGGAGCTGGATCTGATCAACGCCAGCGGCGAGAAAGTGGGAGTGGGCTGCGGACTGAGCGACTCCACGGTGGGCTATCGCTACGACCTGTTCACCCTGAAACCTGGCGAGCGGAAAACGGCCTGCCTGGATGTCTCCGGTTTCTACCGCCGGATCGAGCCGCTCTACGGCAGCCGGGGTGAGAAACGGGATTGGACGCCGCCCCCGGTCCTGAGACTGGTCCTGTCGCAGGACCGCCCGGGGCGCGCCAACCCGCTCCGGGTGGACAACGTGCGTCTGGTGGCGGATGAGCTCGTCCTGACCGATGCGGCGCTCTGCCCGGACCCACTGTCCGGCGGGATGATCGCGGTGCGCTGCGACCTCAACCGTCTGGCGCGGATCGAGGCGCGTATCTGGGGGCCGGACGGCGCCCTGGTCAAGCGTTATTACGAGAATACGAAAGAATTCTACTGGCTCTGGGACTGCCCCGGGGAACTGGAAACCCTCACCCCCGGACAGTACCGCGCCGAGCTGATTGTTACCGACTGCAAGTGGGACCCGAAGACCGTGATCCGCCGCGACCTGGGAGCGTTCGAGGTGGCCGCGCCCGAGAACCGCGCCGAGATCGCCGCCTGGCAGGCGCCCACCACGCGCAAGGTGATGCTGTTCCACAACCCCGGCCCGTCCGACGCGGTCTGGAGCCTGCCCGCCCGGGGCGCCCAGCCGCAGGGCGCGCTCAAGGTCGAGATGGCGCGCGGCGAGTACGAGGGCTGCCAGGTGGTGTTCCGCGTGCGGGACGCCGTGCGGCGGCTGAGTTTCAAGGTCGAGGACCTGCGCGCCGCGGACAGCGGCGAAGCGTTCCCGGCCGAGGGCATGGAGGTGCTGCAGGTGGGCTATGTCTACACCCACGATCCGGTCTACTATGAGGTGGACCACATGGGCTGGTGGCCGGATGCCCTGTTGCCGGTGGAGCAGATGTACGCGCGTCCGGGCGAGAGCATGCCGGTCTGGATCAACCTCAAGTCATCCCGCGGAATGAAACCCGGGCTGTACCGCGGCAGTCTGGCGGTGACGGCCGAGGGCCACCCGGTGGGGGATATCCCGCTGGAGGTGACAGTCTATGACGCGGTCCTGCCGGAGAGCACCACGATCCGCACCGCGTTCACCACGGCCGAGGAGCTGTTCGACGAGATCAACGGCGGGGTGCAGGATGACAGCCTGGACCTGAAATACCTCACTTTCGTGGCCGAACACCGTCTGAACCCCGACAACCTCTACCGCAGCAAGCCGCCCAGGATCGAGCTGGTGGAGCATTTCGCCAAGCGCAACCAGCTCAACTCGTTCAACCTGATGTATGTGGGCGGGCGGATCAACATGCGGGATGAGATCAGCACGGACGGCTATATCCAGAGCCTGGCCGCCACGCTGGACCCCTACGTGGCCGAGCTGCGCAAGCGCCACCTGGCCGAGCGGGCCTACCTCTACGGGTTCGATGAGATCGGCCCGGAAATGTATGGATCGATCCGCAAGGTGATGGGCTTCCTCAAGAAGCGCTACCCCGAGATCCCCACTGTCACCACCGGCTACGACCCCACCTACGGCTACGACAGCGGTCTGCTGGACGAGGTGGATGTCTGGGTGCCGCTCACCCCGAGCTACGACCTGGAGCGCGCCGAGGCCACCCGCAAGCGGGGCAAGGAAGTCTGGTGGTACATCTGCGTGGGGCCGCAGCAGCCGTTCGCCAACTGGTTCATCGAGTTCCCGGCCGTGGAGGCGCGAATGATCTGGTGGATGGCCTGGCAGCAGCGCGTGCCGGGGTTCCTCTACTACCTGACCAACCTGCGCCACGGCCAGAACGACCTGATGCAGCTCACGGGCTGGAACAAGACCAACTGGAACCCGGCCTCGTTCAACACGGCCAACGGGGATGGCTGTTTCATCTACAGTGGCCCCGAGGGTCCGATCAGCACGATCCGCTTCGAGAACATCCGGGACGGGCTGGAGGACAGCGAACTGCTGTTCCTGCTGCAGAAAAAGAGCGGCCGGGCGGCCGGGGAAAAGCTCTGCTCGCAACTGTTCCGGAGCGTGAAGGATTTCAGCACGGACACCGAGCTGTTCGGCGCCGTGCGCGGCGAGCTGCTGCGGGCGGCCTCCGGCAAATAGGGCAGCCGAAACTAACCGAGACAGAAAAACAATCCGCAAGCCGAAGTCAGGCCAGACTCCCCGGATTCAAAGCGAAAGGAACGCAGGGATGAAAGACAAGTCAGTCGATGCGAACAACGATCCGTCAACAGTGAAAACGCCGGGAGAGGACAAGTCGACTGGCTCGTTCATCCAGGCGGCCGGAGCGCA from bacterium includes:
- a CDS encoding choice-of-anchor D domain-containing protein, whose translation is MKAKIVRASLLFVFSAITSLQAYTFSHAVNEESGKVSVQRWHSSDLRVSYYLNQGGYSRIDNATLVTIVQNCFSTWQNNPLCGLSFNYMEPTAHSTVGSDGYNLVIFDSQTTDGFKVAQKAGASTIGLTWRTYYTDTGEIADADIIFNEEFTFSATEKTDLGRKLINLKDVLTHEIGHLVGLNHTYLENATMWPYAADGQASLAADDSAGAGALYPTDLFSTSRDSITGVVKDFDGNPLFGIFVSAIPVGSTDESISALCLEGGHYCIAGLRKDVSYRLRARSVDLAHLDTYEETHGSSEVFIPQYFNGVTRLDDAQTLPSGSLGVDFTMSVATVLARHDAQYSGITVLSFPGDISDNCYYAVRFPSADLPAAFTVFGMQFWNNDYAMFWPRIMLCEDVSGKPNLQNVLRQVVNFQGKEKDFSLVEWENITLTNGRDLWVVFQLPNKQLADVGDGPALGAENGGTFFNSLYYSTNGGSTFTKYQTSQPYDPLVSLTVGLTTAPIPVAQLATANLDFGVTKIKQTATIPLLVTNPGTGELTIGNSITSSNAAFSAVMGDYRVPAGGTDSILVRFLPKVSYATYNAQLTLTTNDPARTSLNVLVKGRGAWPKAQVSVTPIDFGAVETGQSVTRVLNIKSTGDVVLYAYKFALSGGPFSLSAADTLRIAAGDSAGLSLTFSPLVPGPASTRLSFSVDDSLASAFNISLSGSGTGPAVVRSCDFSGDGRPGLTDAVAFLLLARSAPGDPRLDWNEDGLYSLADVLALVRDIRAETCPSVSLAASEGKNDQTFLAGLSRDDIDYLRRALQSVSLSQPEREAFDALLDGAGAPSQLPRVFALAQNSPNPFNPRTAITFSVPEGAGATPVTLVVFDIRGQIVRTLVDSPREPGSHTVYWEGEDDSGRRVPSGIYLYRLRADGQAFTRKMVLLK
- a CDS encoding S-adenosylmethionine decarboxylase, producing MITAEKEAATTFGWELILDIKGCDPETIKSREKLLEFVVQLCDLIEMKRYGEPLAELFGHGRKETLGYTVVQLIETSSIVMHVGEYARTVYLDVFSCKPYDRYKVRDFCLQYFGASAVNETYVTRE
- a CDS encoding DUF4091 domain-containing protein, which codes for MRTLLFLSVTLCLLVCSSLSASAHTRVLSDFESAADTSLWKVSNGKFSVEGAPGSREARIEFNLPAEGAPRSTAILTLNESLLPRNDWAAWQRLELDLINASGEKVGVGCGLSDSTVGYRYDLFTLKPGERKTACLDVSGFYRRIEPLYGSRGEKRDWTPPPVLRLVLSQDRPGRANPLRVDNVRLVADELVLTDAALCPDPLSGGMIAVRCDLNRLARIEARIWGPDGALVKRYYENTKEFYWLWDCPGELETLTPGQYRAELIVTDCKWDPKTVIRRDLGAFEVAAPENRAEIAAWQAPTTRKVMLFHNPGPSDAVWSLPARGAQPQGALKVEMARGEYEGCQVVFRVRDAVRRLSFKVEDLRAADSGEAFPAEGMEVLQVGYVYTHDPVYYEVDHMGWWPDALLPVEQMYARPGESMPVWINLKSSRGMKPGLYRGSLAVTAEGHPVGDIPLEVTVYDAVLPESTTIRTAFTTAEELFDEINGGVQDDSLDLKYLTFVAEHRLNPDNLYRSKPPRIELVEHFAKRNQLNSFNLMYVGGRINMRDEISTDGYIQSLAATLDPYVAELRKRHLAERAYLYGFDEIGPEMYGSIRKVMGFLKKRYPEIPTVTTGYDPTYGYDSGLLDEVDVWVPLTPSYDLERAEATRKRGKEVWWYICVGPQQPFANWFIEFPAVEARMIWWMAWQQRVPGFLYYLTNLRHGQNDLMQLTGWNKTNWNPASFNTANGDGCFIYSGPEGPISTIRFENIRDGLEDSELLFLLQKKSGRAAGEKLCSQLFRSVKDFSTDTELFGAVRGELLRAASGK